In Castor canadensis chromosome 11, mCasCan1.hap1v2, whole genome shotgun sequence, a single genomic region encodes these proteins:
- the Asgr1 gene encoding asialoglycoprotein receptor 1 isoform X2: MTKEYQDLQHLDNEENDHHQRWKDSQLRGELQGLRDTFSNFTVSTEAEVKALSTQGGSVGRKMKLLESQLEKQQQDLSEDHSSLLLHVKQFVSDLRSLSCQMAVLQGNGSERTCCPINWVELEGSCYWFSHSAKPWPEADKYCQLENAHLVVVTSWEEQRFVQHHMGPINTWMGLTDQNGPWRWVDGTDYEKGFKNWRPEQPDNWFGHGLGGGEDCAHFTPDGRWNDDVCQRPYRWVCETELGKAS, translated from the exons ATGACGAAGGAGTATCAAGATCTCCAGCATCTGGATAATGAGGAGAATGACCACCATCAGCGCTGGAAAG ACTCCCAGCTGCGGGGGGAGCTGCAGGGCCTGAGAGACACCTTCAGCAACTTCACAGTGAGCACTGAGGCGGAAGTCAAGGCCCTGAGCACCCAGG GAGGCAGTGTAGGAAGAAAGATGAAGTTGCTGGAGTCCCAGctggagaaacagcagcaggACCTGagtgaag ATCACTCCAGCTTGCTGCTCCACGTGAAGCAGTTTGTGTCTGACCTGAGAAGCTTGAGCTGTCAGATGGCTGTCCTTCAGGGCAATG GCTCTGAAAGGACCTGCTGCCCTATTAACTGGGTGGAGCTCGAAGGCAGTTGCTACTGGTTTTCCCATTCTGCGAAACCCTGGCCTGAGGCTGATAAGTACTGTCAGCTGGAGAATGCCCACCTGGTGGTGGTAACCTCCTGGGAGGAGCAG AGATTTGTTCAGCACCACATGGGCCCTATAAACACTTGGATGGGCCTAACTGATCAAAATGGGCCCTGGAGATGGGTGGACGGGACTGACTATGAAAAAGGATTCAA GAACTGGAGACCAGAGCAGCCAGATAACTGGTTCGGACATGGGCTCGGAGGAGGCGAGGACTGTGCTCACTTTACCCCCGATGGTCGCTGGAATGATGATGTCTGCCAGAGGCCCTACCGCTGGGTCTGCGAGACAGAGTTGGGCAAGGCCAGCTAG
- the Asgr1 gene encoding asialoglycoprotein receptor 1 isoform X1: MTKEYQDLQHLDNEENDHHQRWKGPPPPKPFLQRLCSGPCLLLLSLGLSLLLLVIVCVIGSQNSQLRGELQGLRDTFSNFTVSTEAEVKALSTQGGSVGRKMKLLESQLEKQQQDLSEDHSSLLLHVKQFVSDLRSLSCQMAVLQGNGSERTCCPINWVELEGSCYWFSHSAKPWPEADKYCQLENAHLVVVTSWEEQRFVQHHMGPINTWMGLTDQNGPWRWVDGTDYEKGFKNWRPEQPDNWFGHGLGGGEDCAHFTPDGRWNDDVCQRPYRWVCETELGKAS, encoded by the exons ATGACGAAGGAGTATCAAGATCTCCAGCATCTGGATAATGAGGAGAATGACCACCATCAGCGCTGGAAAG GGCCACCACCTCCCAAGCCCTTCTTACAGCGTCTCTGCTCCGGACCCTGCCTCCTCCTGTTGTCActgggcctcagcctcctgctgcTGGTTATTGTCTGTGTGATTGGATCTCAAA ACTCCCAGCTGCGGGGGGAGCTGCAGGGCCTGAGAGACACCTTCAGCAACTTCACAGTGAGCACTGAGGCGGAAGTCAAGGCCCTGAGCACCCAGG GAGGCAGTGTAGGAAGAAAGATGAAGTTGCTGGAGTCCCAGctggagaaacagcagcaggACCTGagtgaag ATCACTCCAGCTTGCTGCTCCACGTGAAGCAGTTTGTGTCTGACCTGAGAAGCTTGAGCTGTCAGATGGCTGTCCTTCAGGGCAATG GCTCTGAAAGGACCTGCTGCCCTATTAACTGGGTGGAGCTCGAAGGCAGTTGCTACTGGTTTTCCCATTCTGCGAAACCCTGGCCTGAGGCTGATAAGTACTGTCAGCTGGAGAATGCCCACCTGGTGGTGGTAACCTCCTGGGAGGAGCAG AGATTTGTTCAGCACCACATGGGCCCTATAAACACTTGGATGGGCCTAACTGATCAAAATGGGCCCTGGAGATGGGTGGACGGGACTGACTATGAAAAAGGATTCAA GAACTGGAGACCAGAGCAGCCAGATAACTGGTTCGGACATGGGCTCGGAGGAGGCGAGGACTGTGCTCACTTTACCCCCGATGGTCGCTGGAATGATGATGTCTGCCAGAGGCCCTACCGCTGGGTCTGCGAGACAGAGTTGGGCAAGGCCAGCTAG